In uncultured Ilyobacter sp., a genomic segment contains:
- a CDS encoding transposase — protein MNKDYLNIYANFLIASSKYAHSTDLQKITEDRYSKDKIYRFLSSGEFCEKNFWLTIKPILKSIQNNNACISVDDTIIEKPHTKENDVVSYCYDHTKSKCVKGVNLLSVTYKTSEASLPINYRVIRKNKISTDHDTNKTKKKSALTKNQHFRNMLKTIKGNKIKYRYVLADSWFSSNENFKYIHNDLDKCFVFAVRSNRLFKFTGEDDSQYRKLSSFDFLPETAYAIEFKGVSFPLYLSKQVFKNEDGKEAVLHLVTNDEYLSYDNMVKIYQKRWDIEVYHKSLKQNCSLGKSSVRTVKTILGHIFCSIYAYVLLEKLKLKKKQNQFKLSTTYYLMGLEKTFKSLSLDLKSA, from the coding sequence ATGAATAAAGACTACTTAAATATTTATGCTAATTTTTTAATTGCATCTTCAAAATATGCTCATTCTACAGATCTTCAAAAAATAACAGAAGATAGATACTCTAAGGACAAAATATACCGTTTTTTAAGTTCTGGTGAATTTTGTGAAAAAAACTTTTGGTTAACGATTAAACCTATCCTTAAAAGTATCCAGAATAATAACGCCTGTATATCTGTAGATGATACTATTATTGAAAAACCTCACACGAAAGAAAATGATGTTGTTTCCTATTGCTATGACCACACCAAATCTAAATGTGTTAAAGGTGTAAATTTACTTTCTGTTACCTACAAAACAAGCGAGGCTTCTCTACCAATCAATTACAGAGTTATCAGAAAGAATAAAATTTCAACTGACCATGACACCAATAAAACAAAAAAGAAGTCAGCTCTTACAAAAAATCAACATTTTAGAAATATGCTAAAGACTATTAAAGGCAATAAAATTAAGTATAGATACGTCCTAGCAGACTCTTGGTTCTCTTCCAATGAGAATTTTAAGTATATCCACAATGATTTAGATAAATGTTTTGTTTTCGCTGTAAGATCAAATAGACTTTTTAAATTTACAGGAGAAGACGACTCCCAATACAGAAAGTTATCATCTTTTGATTTTCTACCTGAAACAGCTTACGCGATAGAGTTTAAAGGGGTTTCTTTCCCATTATATTTATCGAAGCAGGTCTTCAAAAATGAAGATGGAAAAGAAGCTGTTTTACACCTTGTAACAAATGATGAATACTTAAGTTATGACAATATGGTTAAGATCTACCAAAAAAGGTGGGATATCGAAGTATATCATAAATCATTAAAACAAAACTGTTCCCTAGGAAAATCCTCAGTAAGAACAGTGAAGACAATACTAGGTCATATATTTTGTTCAATCTATGCTTATGTATTGTTAGAAAAAC
- a CDS encoding IS3 family transposase (programmed frameshift): MVKKTKARRSFNYEFKTQIVQLHLNGKRKCEIIREYDLSPSVLNSWIRQFENTGSFKKEDNIDPLEKELRDLRKRNKQLEMENDILKQAGADIRTKVNVIKANSHKYSVSAMCRVLKISKSTYYYKAKKKKNFSLLAKLIKNIFDNSKGNYGTRRIKVELYKLGHRVSRRRIARIMRLQGLVSKYTVAKFKPQKGNVNEEKADNLVERKFNDQDHLQVVVSDLTYVRVGNAWNYICVLIDLFNREIIGYSAGRKKDAALVAKAFSTVKGNLKKIKIFHTDRGNEFKNQLIEKTLDTFNIKRSLSMKGTPYDNAVAEATFKTMKIEFVKGKCFDSLEELRYELLDYVNWFSNHRLHSSLGYQTPGEYKMNNLKKVV, translated from the exons ATGGTTAAGAAAACTAAAGCAAGACGTAGCTTTAATTATGAATTCAAAACCCAAATCGTTCAACTTCATCTCAATGGTAAAAGAAAATGTGAAATTATTAGAGAGTACGATCTTTCTCCCTCAGTACTCAATTCCTGGATTAGACAGTTTGAAAATACAGGGTCTTTCAAAAAAGAAGATAATATCGACCCTTTAGAAAAAGAACTCCGAGATTTAAGAAAGAGAAATAAGCAACTTGAAATGGAAAATGATATTTTAAAGCAGGCGG GCGCTGATATTAGGACAAAAGTAAATGTGATAAAAGCTAATTCCCACAAATACTCTGTATCAGCAATGTGCCGTGTCCTAAAAATTTCAAAAAGCACATATTATTACAAGGCTAAAAAGAAAAAAAACTTCTCTCTTCTGGCCAAGCTTATCAAAAATATTTTTGATAATAGCAAAGGAAATTACGGAACCAGAAGAATAAAGGTCGAGCTCTATAAGCTAGGACATAGAGTTTCTAGAAGAAGGATAGCTCGTATTATGCGATTACAGGGACTGGTTTCAAAATATACTGTAGCTAAATTTAAACCTCAAAAGGGTAACGTTAATGAAGAAAAGGCCGACAATTTAGTTGAGCGTAAATTTAATGATCAAGATCATCTTCAAGTTGTGGTAAGCGATTTAACCTATGTTAGAGTTGGAAACGCCTGGAACTATATTTGTGTCTTGATAGATCTTTTTAACAGAGAAATAATAGGCTATAGCGCAGGAAGAAAAAAGGATGCCGCTCTTGTGGCAAAAGCTTTTTCAACAGTGAAGGGAAATCTTAAAAAAATTAAAATTTTTCATACAGACAGAGGTAATGAATTTAAAAATCAATTGATAGAAAAAACGCTGGATACTTTTAATATCAAGCGTTCTTTAAGTATGAAAGGGACTCCATATGATAATGCGGTGGCAGAAGCCACTTTTAAAACTATGAAAATAGAGTTTGTTAAAGGGAAGTGTTTTGATTCTCTGGAAGAATTGAGGTATGAGCTATTGGATTATGTGAACTGGTTTAGTAACCACAGACTACATTCTTCCTTAGGGTATCAAACCCCGGGGGAATACAAGATGAATAACCTTAAAAAAGTTGTCTAA
- a CDS encoding tyrosine-type recombinase/integrase, whose translation MRNRGIKLPSNFGTSPAVKSDQFSSDMTIKDFLDTFHSFMSVKELQGLANSTLEDYRHFMRYFENYVKELHSTDQILRVVDIDLFRSYLYYMVNERKLKNTTVNLRLRSMKVYLNWLHEEGRMEQNISKRLKLLKVSDNKVRILSDKEVRKMLKTSDKTTYRGFRTFVIMVLMLDCGPRVSETVSIKVEDVDLKEGIVTIRGSEAKSKKWIGYNKLDSFLKVI comes from the coding sequence ATGAGAAATAGAGGGATAAAACTACCATCTAACTTTGGGACGAGTCCTGCGGTTAAGTCTGACCAGTTTTCTAGTGACATGACTATTAAAGATTTCCTTGATACTTTCCACTCATTTATGTCAGTAAAGGAACTACAAGGTCTTGCTAATTCGACACTAGAAGACTACAGACATTTTATGAGGTACTTCGAAAACTATGTAAAAGAACTCCATAGTACTGACCAAATCCTGCGTGTCGTTGATATCGACTTATTTAGGTCATATCTCTACTACATGGTAAATGAGAGGAAGTTGAAAAATACAACTGTAAATCTTCGTCTCAGGTCTATGAAAGTATATCTGAACTGGTTACATGAAGAAGGAAGAATGGAACAAAATATTTCAAAGAGGTTAAAACTATTAAAGGTATCGGACAATAAGGTTCGAATCCTTTCGGATAAGGAAGTAAGAAAAATGTTGAAGACTTCTGACAAGACAACCTATAGGGGATTTCGAACTTTTGTCATAATGGTTCTGATGTTAGACTGTGGACCTAGGGTTTCTGAGACAGTTAGTATCAAAGTAGAGGATGTCGATTTAAAAGAAGGTATCGTAACAATAAGAGGGTCTGAGGCCAAATCTAAGAAGTGGATAGGTTACAATAAGTTGGATAGTTTTCTTAAGGTCATATAG
- a CDS encoding SIMPL domain-containing protein yields the protein MSERVITVKGVGSASAPPDWIKIYMSLKSKNLNYEKTLNLAAKHLEELRKSVQEHGFDKKDIKTTNFDINTSYERVEYTNGSHERVFKGYVCSQELYVGFKSDSKKLGNILASLSECKSKPEFSIKYELKDKKPLKEELLKNAVADATEKAKVIVDATSLQLGEIIKIDYNWSELRFIREDFSLMESVCESSEMLDIEPDDIEANDTVSIIWKIK from the coding sequence ATGAGTGAAAGAGTAATTACAGTTAAAGGAGTAGGAAGTGCATCAGCTCCTCCTGATTGGATAAAGATATATATGAGTTTAAAATCTAAGAATCTCAACTATGAGAAAACTTTAAATTTAGCGGCCAAACATTTAGAAGAACTAAGAAAATCCGTTCAGGAACACGGTTTCGATAAAAAAGATATAAAGACCACTAATTTTGATATTAATACGTCTTATGAAAGAGTTGAATATACCAATGGGAGTCATGAACGTGTTTTCAAGGGCTATGTGTGTTCACAAGAATTATATGTTGGTTTTAAATCTGATAGTAAAAAACTAGGAAATATTTTGGCCTCATTATCGGAGTGTAAATCGAAACCAGAATTTTCTATAAAATACGAATTGAAGGATAAAAAACCTCTTAAAGAAGAACTTCTGAAAAACGCTGTAGCTGATGCGACTGAAAAGGCAAAGGTAATCGTTGATGCTACTAGTCTTCAATTAGGAGAGATTATAAAGATTGATTATAACTGGAGTGAGTTAAGATTTATAAGGGAGGACTTTTCTCTAATGGAATCAGTTTGTGAATCTTCCGAGATGTTAGACATAGAACCAGATGATATTGAAGCTAACGACACAGTAAGTATTATATGGAAAATTAAGTAG
- a CDS encoding tetratricopeptide repeat protein: MKMEMKIEVVILLFLIFTGCSKINTYKKTEENIVRNSNKNAKKSNLNEEFEYFNRGLIKHFSGDIVGATRDYDQTIKLDPKFKYAYDTRGISKGSLEDFESAIKDFDKAVELDPKFTYAYNNRGFTKTKLRDFESAIEDFDKAIELSPNFKLAYFNRGNTKYFTENYRGAIDDYSKVVKLDPKYKLAYNNRGLAKGDLGDYKGAIEDFDKAIELDSNLKLAYNNRGFAKSKLRDFEGSIEDYNKTIELDPNFKLAYINRGVTKVEIEDYHGAIEDYSKAIELDSDFRVAYYRRGLAKNKLRDYRGAIKDYDKTLKLNPNFKLAYYNRGLAKTKLGDFEGAVKDFHKTIELDPNDKEAKEMYKKFQFIIEKK, translated from the coding sequence ATGAAAATGGAAATGAAAATTGAGGTGGTAATTTTATTATTTTTAATTTTTACAGGATGTTCAAAAATTAATACTTATAAAAAAACAGAAGAAAATATAGTGAGAAATAGTAATAAGAATGCAAAAAAATCAAATTTAAATGAAGAATTTGAATATTTTAATAGAGGCTTAATAAAGCACTTTTCTGGGGATATTGTTGGAGCTACAAGAGATTATGACCAAACAATAAAATTAGATCCAAAATTTAAATATGCATATGATACTAGAGGGATATCTAAAGGCAGCCTAGAAGATTTTGAATCTGCAATAAAGGATTTTGATAAGGCAGTAGAATTGGATCCTAAATTCACATATGCGTATAATAACAGGGGCTTTACGAAAACTAAATTAAGAGATTTTGAATCTGCCATTGAGGATTTTGATAAGGCAATAGAATTGAGCCCAAATTTTAAACTGGCATATTTTAATAGGGGTAATACAAAATATTTTACTGAAAATTATAGGGGTGCAATAGATGATTACAGTAAAGTGGTAAAACTAGATCCAAAATATAAACTAGCATATAATAATAGAGGACTTGCAAAAGGGGACTTAGGAGATTACAAGGGAGCTATAGAGGACTTTGATAAAGCAATAGAATTGGATTCAAATTTAAAACTTGCATATAATAACAGAGGCTTTGCAAAATCTAAATTAAGAGATTTTGAAGGTTCCATAGAGGATTATAATAAAACCATAGAATTAGATCCAAATTTTAAACTAGCATATATTAATAGAGGAGTTACAAAAGTTGAAATAGAAGATTATCATGGTGCAATAGAAGATTATAGCAAGGCAATAGAATTGGATTCAGATTTTAGAGTTGCATACTACAGAAGAGGCTTGGCAAAAAATAAATTAAGAGATTATCGTGGTGCAATAAAAGACTATGATAAAACACTAAAATTAAATCCAAATTTTAAATTGGCATATTATAACAGGGGGTTAGCAAAAACTAAGCTAGGAGATTTTGAAGGAGCAGTAAAGGATTTTCATAAGACCATAGAACTGGACCCAAATGATAAAGAGGCAAAGGAAATGTATAAAAAATTTCAATTTATCATAGAAAAGAAATAA
- a CDS encoding OFA family MFS transporter gives MKKREFYIVSGLVMFLCMGTIYSWSVFQKPLVEALRVAHGSKVSPTMASMPYTVFLFCYAFSMPVAGRFIKKVNPKVLAIGGSLAISIGWILAGFADNIHFIIATYGVIGGIGVGIVYGIPMAVVTEWFPDKKGFAVGLTLLGFGLSPFITAPLANKLIQTFGVFPSFKILGVAFAVILSLLSMTLKFPDKTEDNKKISDNIMLELTPREMMKTTTFYAMWLCFVIGTFSGLMIIGLSSTYAQEIINLNPAKAAMFTSFFAIFNGIGRPIFGALTDRLGTKKTITLSYLMIITAGVLSLLFKGNIFIFGLSFAIMWLNLGGWLAIVPASTVNLFGKSHYSANYGILFTAYGIGALSQGFIGGYIDEAFGSYFYIFYPVIVACIIGLIVSRKFIEAK, from the coding sequence ATGAAAAAAAGAGAATTTTATATTGTGAGCGGTCTTGTAATGTTTCTCTGTATGGGAACAATCTATTCCTGGAGTGTTTTCCAAAAGCCATTGGTAGAGGCTTTGAGAGTTGCTCATGGTAGTAAGGTATCACCAACTATGGCGAGCATGCCATATACAGTATTTTTATTCTGTTATGCCTTTTCCATGCCTGTAGCTGGACGGTTTATAAAAAAAGTAAATCCAAAAGTACTTGCTATAGGTGGATCACTGGCGATATCCATTGGATGGATATTAGCAGGATTTGCTGACAACATACACTTTATAATAGCCACCTATGGTGTTATTGGAGGTATAGGGGTAGGGATAGTGTACGGCATACCGATGGCTGTAGTTACAGAGTGGTTTCCTGACAAAAAAGGTTTCGCTGTGGGACTTACACTTCTTGGGTTTGGATTGTCTCCTTTTATTACAGCACCACTTGCCAACAAGTTGATACAGACTTTTGGAGTTTTTCCAAGTTTTAAGATACTAGGTGTGGCATTTGCAGTTATACTCAGCCTATTATCTATGACTCTTAAATTTCCAGATAAAACAGAGGATAATAAAAAAATAAGTGATAACATTATGCTAGAGCTTACCCCAAGAGAGATGATGAAAACTACAACATTTTATGCCATGTGGCTTTGCTTTGTAATCGGTACGTTTTCTGGACTTATGATTATTGGTTTATCTAGTACATATGCACAGGAGATTATAAACTTGAACCCTGCTAAAGCAGCAATGTTTACATCTTTCTTTGCAATTTTCAACGGGATAGGCAGACCTATCTTTGGAGCTCTTACAGATAGACTTGGAACTAAAAAAACTATCACCTTATCATACTTAATGATAATAACTGCAGGAGTGCTTTCCCTATTATTTAAGGGAAACATATTTATCTTTGGACTGTCATTTGCTATTATGTGGCTAAATCTAGGTGGTTGGTTGGCAATTGTTCCTGCATCTACAGTTAATTTATTCGGGAAAAGTCACTATAGTGCAAATTATGGAATTCTTTTTACCGCTTATGGTATAGGGGCCTTATCTCAAGGCTTTATAGGAGGATATATCGATGAGGCTTTTGGTTCTTATTTCTATATTTTCTATCCTGTAATTGTAGCATGTATAATTGGACTGATAGTCTCTAGAAAATTCATTGAAGCAAAGTAA
- a CDS encoding carbonic anhydrase: protein MKYKDLVKKNSDWAEEKLNSDKNYFEKLSSGQNPPFLYIGCSDSRMPIDTFTKSEPGNFFIHRNIANQVFPNDMNLLSVIEYAVESLEVEHIIISGHYECGGIKSAYKNEGCTDLTGNWLMPIKKLIIQYRDELEKIEDLNDRLDRITELNVLEQLMHVFKIPFIKNKIASGKYPKIHGWILDIRNGKIKEIQYPLEKWKKDGIIPLDYEI, encoded by the coding sequence ATGAAATATAAAGATCTAGTTAAAAAAAATAGTGATTGGGCAGAAGAAAAATTAAACTCTGATAAAAACTACTTTGAAAAATTGTCCAGTGGACAAAATCCGCCTTTTTTATACATAGGATGTTCAGACAGCAGAATGCCAATAGATACATTTACAAAATCTGAACCTGGAAATTTTTTTATACATAGAAATATTGCCAATCAGGTTTTTCCAAATGATATGAATCTTCTCTCAGTTATAGAATATGCGGTGGAAAGCCTTGAAGTTGAACATATAATAATTTCAGGACACTATGAATGTGGTGGAATAAAATCAGCCTATAAAAATGAGGGGTGCACTGACCTTACTGGAAATTGGTTGATGCCCATAAAAAAACTAATAATACAATATAGGGATGAGCTTGAAAAAATAGAAGATCTTAATGACAGATTAGACAGAATCACTGAATTGAATGTTTTAGAACAATTGATGCATGTTTTTAAGATACCATTTATAAAAAATAAAATCGCCTCTGGAAAATACCCTAAGATTCATGGTTGGATTTTGGATATCAGAAACGGAAAAATTAAAGAGATCCAGTATCCATTAGAAAAATGGAAAAAAGACGGTATTATCCCTCTTGATTATGAAATTTAA
- a CDS encoding alanyl-tRNA editing protein, producing the protein MDKIMVVSCEKVKKVYKVTLEDSPLYPDGKGGQLGDRGTIGNNNILSVEKNCVFLDGEVQLGENDLYIDFDRRKDIEVQHTAQHLFSALAYNKYSLNTVGFRMAEEYSTVDLDSKDLTEEVIKEIEKMVNDAIKISIPVETSIVKKEEAMTIEGLRKTVSEKVTGDVRIVTIGELDTNACGGFHVSNSCQLQIFKILSWEKIKGNYTRFYYVAGERALEDYYDKNKLVGELCRTLSCRENEINIMLDKVISDKKSAELELRSITQKYAEILAKDLMNNSENINGMKLVFYPENSMISNFLPKYIDLSEYILIFGESGQFTVTSKKINCKDYFDFLKTTEEVRGGGNESRVNFKGDLSEDLVFQQLKVYLSKL; encoded by the coding sequence ATGGATAAAATTATGGTTGTTTCATGTGAGAAAGTAAAAAAAGTATATAAGGTAACTCTGGAAGACTCACCCCTATACCCAGACGGGAAGGGAGGTCAGCTAGGAGACAGAGGGACTATAGGCAACAATAATATCCTGTCCGTAGAAAAAAACTGTGTATTTTTGGATGGGGAAGTTCAGTTAGGAGAAAATGATCTTTATATAGATTTTGACAGAAGGAAGGATATAGAGGTACAACATACTGCCCAGCATCTATTCTCAGCTTTGGCTTACAATAAGTATTCTCTAAATACGGTGGGATTCAGAATGGCCGAAGAGTATTCCACAGTGGACTTAGACTCGAAAGACCTTACAGAAGAAGTTATCAAAGAGATAGAAAAAATGGTGAACGATGCCATCAAAATTTCCATTCCGGTAGAAACCTCAATAGTTAAAAAAGAAGAGGCAATGACCATAGAAGGACTTAGAAAAACAGTAAGTGAAAAGGTTACAGGTGATGTTAGAATTGTAACAATAGGGGAACTTGATACAAATGCCTGTGGAGGTTTTCATGTAAGTAATAGCTGCCAGTTGCAAATTTTTAAAATCTTATCGTGGGAAAAGATAAAAGGAAATTATACAAGATTTTATTATGTGGCAGGGGAGAGAGCCCTAGAAGATTATTATGATAAAAATAAGCTGGTAGGGGAACTATGCCGAACTCTTAGCTGCAGGGAAAATGAGATAAATATTATGTTAGACAAGGTGATTTCAGATAAAAAATCTGCAGAACTAGAACTTCGTTCCATAACACAAAAATACGCAGAAATTCTGGCCAAAGACCTTATGAATAACTCAGAAAATATAAATGGAATGAAACTTGTATTCTATCCTGAAAACAGCATGATCTCAAACTTTCTTCCAAAATATATTGACCTTTCAGAGTATATATTGATTTTTGGAGAATCAGGTCAGTTTACAGTCACTTCGAAAAAGATAAATTGCAAAGATTATTTTGACTTTTTAAAAACCACAGAAGAGGTAAGAGGCGGTGGAAATGAATCAAGGGTCAATTTCAAAGGTGACCTATCAGAAGATCTTGTTTTTCAGCAGTTGAAAGTATATTTATCTAAGTTGTAA
- the rlmN gene encoding 23S rRNA (adenine(2503)-C(2))-methyltransferase RlmN, whose amino-acid sequence MESTTNLLNLNLKELEDFIVSIGMKKFNAKQIFDWLHGKISRNIDDMTNISKKNRELLQSKSYIPFLNIVKHKISKIDYTEKFVFKLEDGNTIETVLLKHKERNTLCISSQVGCPVKCSFCATGLDGFVRNLNVHEILNQVYTVQRRFFKSEGKNITNVVFMGMGEPMLNIENVIKAVDILSDENGMNISKRRITISTSGIIPGIEKLLQEKIPVELAISLHAITNDKRDALIPINRKYPLEDLYTILNEYQKMTKRRITFEYVLIDKLNVTQSDADRLAEFMHSFDHVLNLIPYNPVPGNDYERPSPEKIKKFYNYLLNDRKVNVTLRHEKGSDIDGACGQLRQSVKK is encoded by the coding sequence ATGGAGAGTACAACAAATCTCTTAAATTTAAATTTAAAAGAGTTAGAGGATTTTATTGTTTCCATCGGAATGAAGAAGTTTAATGCGAAACAGATATTCGACTGGCTTCATGGAAAAATAAGCAGAAATATAGATGATATGACAAATATCTCTAAGAAAAACAGAGAGCTTCTTCAGTCTAAAAGCTACATTCCTTTTTTAAACATTGTAAAACATAAAATTTCTAAGATAGACTATACAGAAAAGTTTGTTTTCAAATTAGAAGACGGAAACACAATAGAAACAGTTCTTTTAAAGCATAAAGAGAGAAATACTCTTTGTATTTCATCACAAGTGGGATGTCCAGTAAAGTGTAGTTTTTGTGCTACTGGATTAGACGGCTTCGTGAGAAATCTAAATGTACATGAAATATTAAACCAAGTATATACTGTACAGAGAAGGTTTTTTAAGAGTGAGGGTAAAAATATAACAAACGTGGTTTTTATGGGCATGGGAGAACCTATGTTAAACATTGAAAATGTCATAAAAGCAGTGGATATTCTTTCAGATGAAAATGGTATGAATATTTCTAAGAGGAGAATAACTATCTCTACTTCAGGTATTATCCCTGGTATCGAAAAGCTTCTACAAGAAAAAATACCAGTAGAACTTGCAATATCTCTTCATGCAATAACAAATGATAAAAGAGATGCCCTGATACCTATAAACAGAAAATATCCTTTAGAAGATCTTTATACAATTCTAAATGAATATCAAAAGATGACAAAGAGAAGAATAACTTTTGAATACGTCCTTATAGATAAGTTAAATGTAACTCAAAGTGATGCAGATAGACTTGCTGAATTTATGCATAGTTTTGACCATGTGTTGAATCTCATTCCTTACAATCCTGTTCCTGGAAACGATTATGAGAGACCGTCTCCAGAAAAAATAAAGAAATTTTATAATTATCTTTTAAACGACAGAAAGGTTAATGTAACTTTAAGACATGAAAAAGGTTCTGATATCGATGGTGCTTGCGGACAGTTGAGACAGAGCGTCAAAAAATAA